The sequence below is a genomic window from Halolamina litorea.
CTGCAGGAAGCCGGTCCCGAACGTAGCGACGCCGAGCAGCGCGAGGATGACTCCCACCGCGACCGCGATGCCTCCGGCGGCTTCCCTGACGTTGCCCCCGCCGAGGACCAGCGCGGACGCGATGGCGAGGTAGACGGCGATGAACAGGTCCTCGAAGACGAGCGTGCCGAGCATCGGTTCGGACTCGTCGTTGGCGATCCAGCCCAGATCGATCAGGGATTTCGTGATGATCGCGCTCGATGAGATGTAGACGATGCCCGCGGTGAGGAAGGCCGCGAGGAAGCCGCCGAAGACGACGTAGCCGAAGGCGAAGCCGATGCCGAAGTTGACGAGCAGATCGACCGCCCCCGCTCTGCCGATCCGATCCCTGCTCGCGATCAGTCGGCTGAGGTTGAACTCGAGGCCGAGGAAGAACAACAGCAGGACGATCCCGATCTCCGCGCCGACGACGATGAAGTCCGTCTCGCCCAGCGCCAGTCCACCGACCGCGGCGAAGGGGTCGACGCCGCCGACGGTGACTGTCGGGACGGTAACGGTGATCCCGCCGATCCCGACTTGGCTGCCGGGCAACGCGGGGAGTTCTCCGAGTACGTTCGACCCCAACAACACGCCGGCGACGATGTAGAAGGGGATCACCGACTGGTCGATCCGACTCGAAACGACGCCGGCGAGGGCGACGGCGACGAAGAGGACACCGACGTCGACGAGCGCGGTTTCAGTCGCCACCGGAACTCACCTCTGGAGGGAACATCCGGCGATTACCCGTCGAGCCCGGTCCCGAGCAGTTCCTCGAACCGGTCACAGTCCTCCCGGTGACCGATGGCGACCAGCGTGTCGCCGACTTCGAGGGCCGTCTCCGGCGTCGGCGGGGAGATGAGTTCCTCCCCGCGCTGGATGGCGACGATGGAGACGCCCGTCCGGTTGCGGATGTCCAACTCCGCGAGGGTCCGGCCGGCGACCTCGGCGGTCTCGGAGACGTCGTACCACTCGATGTGGGTGTCGTCGGAGAGCACCGTCTCCACCTGATCGGCTTGGACCGGCTGGAAGTACGCCCCCTCGAGGATCGTGCCGATCTTCCGGGCCAAGCGATCCGACGCCTCGAACAGTTTCTCGCTGTCCGCGTCGGCCTCCGGTTTCACGAACACCTCGCGCTTGCCCGTGTTGTGGGTCACGATGACGAGGCGGCCCCCGTCGTCAAGTTCGATCTCGAACTTCTTCCCGACGCCGGGGAGATCACTTTCGTAGACGGTCATTACTCGAAGAAGCCAAGAGACACTGATAAATCGTTTGCCTCGCCAACCGGCTTCGCCCGTCAGTTACGGCACACTCACCGGAACGACCCGAACGAGGGGCGCCACGAGAGCAGCGCCACCGTGACGACGAAGACGAGCGTGGAGACGTCGTAGGCGTAGGTCGTCGTCGCCACCGCGACGAACGAACCGCCGCCGAAGACCGCCGTCCCGACGGAGGCGACGATGGGCCACGAACAGGAGATACAGGAGAACAGCCCCAGCAACCCCGGAGCGGCCGACCCCGCGGCGTCGAGGACGGTGACGTAGATCAGGTACGAAAGCGCGAGGTAGCCGACGACCCGTGCGGGCATCAGTACCAGCCGCACGAACTCGCTTTTGAACGTGACCGCCGGCCCCCACCCCGGCGGGAGCCAGAGCACCGAGAAGCCGGTGGCGTACTCGAACGTCGAGGGGATGCCGCCCGCGACGAGTCCGCCGGTGTACGCCAGCACCGCGAAGTACCCGACCGCGATGGCGGCCGCGCGTCGCTTCGTCGAGCGGCCCGCCGCGGGGGCGTCGACGCGTAGGAACACCCACAGGGCGACGTTGATCCAGAGCAGGCCGTAGAGGGCGAATCGGGGGTCGGTGACGGACGCGGTGTTGCCGAACAGCCAGTAGCCGGTCAGGGCCATCACCTCGACGTAGAGCACGCCGACGGCGAGAAGGATGCTTCGGGGCTCCGGGAAGGCGTCGACAGTCACGCGGTCGAGTGCGCTCATAGTCAGAACACGAGCGTGTCGATCACCACCGCGAGCAACACGCCGCCGAGGTAGGCGTTCGAGGCGTGGAACGCACGGAACGCCGCCGCCTCGGTGCGCTCGAAGTGGAGTCGGACGACCGCCCAGAGGAACACCGCCGCGAGGGCGACGCCGAAGGCGACGAACAGCCAGTCGAGGCGGGCCGCGAGCGCCAGCGCGGCCGACGCAGCCAGGGTGGCCCCGAGGTACCACAGGATGTGTCGCCGGGTGGTCGTCTCGCCGCGCACGACAGGCATCATCGGGAAGCCGCCGGCCGCGTAGTCGTCCTTGTAGGCGAGCGCGAGGTTGTAGAAGTGTGCGGGCGTCCAGAGGAACACGACCGTCGCGAGGCCGATCCCACCCCAACCGATCTCGCCGGTGACGGCGGCCCAGCCGATCAGTGCGGGGAGCGCGCCGGCGGCGCCGCCGATGACGGTGTTCTGGACGGTGTTGGGCTTGAGGATCAGCGTGTAGACGACGCTGTAGAACGCGATGGCGGTGATCCCCAGCACGGCCGCGAGCAGGTTGATCGAGGCGAACAGGCCGACCGAGATGGCGGCGAGCACGAGGCCGAACGCCACGGCGTTCCGGACGGGCACGAGGTCGACCGCGAGCGGGCGGTCGCTGGTTCGCTGCATCCGGCGGTCCACGTCGCGTTCGAGGACGTGGTTGAACGTGCCGGACGCACCGATCGAGAGCGCGCCGGCGGCGAGCGTCTTGGCGACTACGGGAACGGTGAAGTTCGCGCCGCCAGCCAGCGCCATCGCCGCCGAGGCGACGAGACAGAGCAGCCACATCAGCCGCGGCTTGGTCAGGCGGAAGTAGGCCGCGAGCTTGGCCTTCGTCCGGGGCCAGCCCGGATCCGGGAGCTCCGGCGAGGGCGTGTCCTCGACCGGCGGGAGTTCGTCGTCGATGGGGTCCTCGGGCGTGTCGTCGGGGTCACCGGTGGCCGCCTCCAGGGACCACGCGAGCGCGGCGAGGACGCCGCCGAAGATGGCGACGCCGAGCGCGAGGTGCAGCGTCGAGACGCCGGCGGTCGCGCTCACGGCCGTCGTGGCGATGATGGCGCCGACGCCCGACTGGAGCGGGAACAGCGCGAGGGCGACGAGGAGTGCGCCCTTGACGCGCCGGGACTCCCCACGGCGCCACGCGACGGCGGTGGCAGCGAGGAGCAGGAGGCCGACGACGCCCGCGCCGATGCGGTGGCCGAGCGCGAACCAGCCGTCGGCGGAGGTCGGGAGCGCGAAGCCGCCGCCACAGGCTGGCCAGCCGCTACAGGCTGCCGCAGCGTCGGTGATGGCCGTAGTCGCGCCGACGGCGACGAGGAGGTACACCCCCATCGCGGCCGCCGCGAGCAGGCCGGCGAACTGGCGGTCGGAAGTCACACACGGAGTTACATACGCGGCTATTTATCGGCTTCGCGTCGGGCGCGCCCGTGGGAACCGCGCCAGCTTATTTAGGCGATGCCGGAGTTGTTCGCACAATGCGGTCACCCGGCCCGAGGCGACGGCGCGCGCTGCTCGTCACGCTCGTCGTCCTCGTCGTCGCCGTCGACCCCGCCTTGGCCGGCCCGACGACGACTGCCGACTTGATCAACGAGCTACGGTACAAGCTCCTGATCATCGCCATCCCGGTGACGATAGTCGCCGAAGCGGCACTCTACTACGCGATCAAGACGTTCCGCAACAACGACACCCCAAAGCCGACGCTCGAGAACCGCCGGCTGGAGCTGACGTGGACGCTCGGCACGGCGGCGATCCTGCTGTTCGTCGGGTTCGCCTCCTACGGCGTCATGGCCCAGCCCTCGGTGGTGTACCCCGCCGATAAGGCCGACGCCGACGGGGATGACGTGGTCGTCGACGTGGACGCCTACCAGTGGGGCTGGGAGTTCAACTACCCCCGACACGAGAACGTCTCGACGGACACGAAGGTCGTCCTCCCCGTCGACACGCGAGTGTTCTTCAGTATCTCCTCACGGGATGTGGTCCACTCATTTTCGGTCCCGGAGATGGGGCTAAAACAGGACGCCTTCCCCGGCGAGGAGAACGTTATCATGACTCAGACGACCGAACAGGGGACCTACCAGGGCTACTGCACGGAGTTCTGTGGCGTCTCTCA
It includes:
- a CDS encoding DUF7546 family protein, giving the protein MSALDRVTVDAFPEPRSILLAVGVLYVEVMALTGYWLFGNTASVTDPRFALYGLLWINVALWVFLRVDAPAAGRSTKRRAAAIAVGYFAVLAYTGGLVAGGIPSTFEYATGFSVLWLPPGWGPAVTFKSEFVRLVLMPARVVGYLALSYLIYVTVLDAAGSAAPGLLGLFSCISCSWPIVASVGTAVFGGGSFVAVATTTYAYDVSTLVFVVTVALLSWRPSFGSFR
- a CDS encoding cation:proton antiporter regulatory subunit gives rise to the protein MTVYESDLPGVGKKFEIELDDGGRLVIVTHNTGKREVFVKPEADADSEKLFEASDRLARKIGTILEGAYFQPVQADQVETVLSDDTHIEWYDVSETAEVAGRTLAELDIRNRTGVSIVAIQRGEELISPPTPETALEVGDTLVAIGHREDCDRFEELLGTGLDG
- a CDS encoding cation:proton antiporter, translating into MATETALVDVGVLFVAVALAGVVSSRIDQSVIPFYIVAGVLLGSNVLGELPALPGSQVGIGGITVTVPTVTVGGVDPFAAVGGLALGETDFIVVGAEIGIVLLLFFLGLEFNLSRLIASRDRIGRAGAVDLLVNFGIGFAFGYVVFGGFLAAFLTAGIVYISSSAIITKSLIDLGWIANDESEPMLGTLVFEDLFIAVYLAIASALVLGGGNVREAAGGIAVAVGVILALLGVATFGTGFLQRFLDTDTNEFIVLRALGVTILVAGIALGLGVSEAVAAFFVGMAFSSTDHVHDLEQLLEPLRDAFAAVFFFWIGLVTDPGLFTLSIVGAIVAAVVVTTPTKLLTGFLGGRIYGLDDRRSLRVGFGMTTRGEFSLIIASLALSGAGGAIPEATVQTIYAFTVGYVLVMSILGTSLMQYSRRIEPVAVSLLDRARNGTGR
- the coxB gene encoding cytochrome c oxidase subunit II, which gives rise to MRSPGPRRRRALLVTLVVLVVAVDPALAGPTTTADLINELRYKLLIIAIPVTIVAEAALYYAIKTFRNNDTPKPTLENRRLELTWTLGTAAILLFVGFASYGVMAQPSVVYPADKADADGDDVVVDVDAYQWGWEFNYPRHENVSTDTKVVLPVDTRVFFSISSRDVVHSFSVPEMGLKQDAFPGEENVIMTQTTEQGTYQGYCTEFCGVSHAKMTFTVEVMGQQEYQNWLGDQEQRPATDES
- a CDS encoding heme o synthase; this encodes MTSDRQFAGLLAAAAMGVYLLVAVGATTAITDAAAACSGWPACGGGFALPTSADGWFALGHRIGAGVVGLLLLAATAVAWRRGESRRVKGALLVALALFPLQSGVGAIIATTAVSATAGVSTLHLALGVAIFGGVLAALAWSLEAATGDPDDTPEDPIDDELPPVEDTPSPELPDPGWPRTKAKLAAYFRLTKPRLMWLLCLVASAAMALAGGANFTVPVVAKTLAAGALSIGASGTFNHVLERDVDRRMQRTSDRPLAVDLVPVRNAVAFGLVLAAISVGLFASINLLAAVLGITAIAFYSVVYTLILKPNTVQNTVIGGAAGALPALIGWAAVTGEIGWGGIGLATVVFLWTPAHFYNLALAYKDDYAAGGFPMMPVVRGETTTRRHILWYLGATLAASAALALAARLDWLFVAFGVALAAVFLWAVVRLHFERTEAAAFRAFHASNAYLGGVLLAVVIDTLVF